The Neurospora crassa OR74A linkage group I, whole genome shotgun sequence genome segment CTAGCTGCTTCTCTACGCACGATTAGCTGGCTTCGGCGCGTTCTTCCTGACCTAGAGGCTGCCGGCACAAGCAAGGGTCACGACTCTCAAGAACGGGTGCTGGGGGCCCTCTTCTTGGTCTGCCGACTAGCGACGCTGGTAAACATGCTCGACGCCTTGGAACCATTACGTGACTTGGCCGACCAGGAGAAGGCGAGGCAAAAGGCGATTGGAAGCGGGAATGCCTGGTCGGGCGGGCAGCAAACGGAACGCTATCTCAAGCGGTACATTGAGATCTTCCGTGAGCAGAGCTTCGCGATTGTGAGTATGTTTAGGAGCATATTCCCTCCTGCTGCCCCAAAGGGAAATGGAAACGAAAATTTGGATGATCCGTTGAAGCAACAAGATGCGCTGGAGCCCATGCCGGCTGCGTTGGCGACGTTTCCGCTGCACCTGGTGGATATGTTATTGGAGACACTGAGACTGTATTTGCCCACAGTGAAGGATCAGGCCTCAAGGGATAGTTTGCTGACGCAGGTCCTTTACTGTGCCGGAAGCTTGGGAAGGCTGGGAGGCGACTTTGGACTGTTTTTGGCCAGTCTGGATCTTGGACcggaagcggaggaggagtgggtggAGGTTGTGAAGAGACATAGGGCTTTGGCTGGAAGGCTGGAGTCGATTGTGGGGGATCAGAAGAAATAAGAAGACCGCCTGGATGAACACCCAATCTACCAATATTCAACTAAACTAGAGCTTTTCGGCCCGAGACTTACACTTAATACAACCAAGAGAGGTTGAAAGTGGGCCTACCTTAACTTGAGGCCGCTTCCGGGGCCCCGGCCTGTTCGGTCTGTGGTGGAACCAGTTAGCGGCCCCGCAGCGGCAGGGTGGAGAGAGACCGTTCCCGAACAGCGGGGCAGTTCCGAAAAAAAATAATCGGCGACTCCCATGCCGTCATACTTGGAATTATTTGTCCCTGCCGTTCCGGCAACAGCATCCTTCCCGGTAGCTTCTTCCCTCCACATCCACGGCAAATCTCAACACACGAAACGGAAGCGCAGTCACGATGTTGACTTGTCTCTAGTTTTGATTTttgttctccttcctctttttctcccCAGCGGAAACGTATTACGGCCATGGTCGGTTTGCGCCACGCTTAAACTGAACCCTCTCTTTCCGTCGTCATCTTCTCGCCCACCGAGCAAAGGGAGCATCAAGCTCGTCAGCCAACCGTTGCGCAACCATGTCCGATGGTTCCCGTAAATCGGGCACAAAGTCCAGTATGTCCCCAGTCCAAAGCTTCCATCGCAATCGTTGTAACCTTTGAGACCTCCTCGCTGACTTAATCCCCTCCCAACCAAACAGCCTTCCACTTCGTAGCTGGTCTCGGCTCCGGTGTCCTCTCCGCTATCCTTCTCCAACCCATCGACCTCCTCAAGACCCGCGTCCAGCAATCCGGCAAACACTCCCTCCGCGCCGCCCTCGCCGAGCTCCGCTCCTCCCAACAAGgcctcctcccctctctcTGGCGTGGCACCCTCCCGTCAGCTCTGCGCACCGGCTTCGGCTCCGCCATCTACTTCACGaccctcaacaccatccgCGAAAATGCCGCGCGCCATCTGCCCTCGCTCGCAGCGGCCGCGCCCACCATAGCCGCCGCATCCGGCATTGTCGCCCCCAACGCAAACCagacatcctcctccctccctaaGCTCTCCAACACAGGCAACCTCCTCGCGGGCGCCGTCGCCCGCTCCTTTGCCGGCTTCATCCTCATGCCGCTCACCGTGCTCAAGGTCCGGTACGAAAGCAGTTTCTACAAGTACACCTCTTTAGCCGGCGCGGCGCGGGATATCGCGCGAACGGAAGGGGCGCGCGGCTTCTTTGCTGGGTTCGGCGCAACCGCCATTCGCGATGCGCCGTACGCGGGACTGTATGTCTTGTTCTACGAAAAATCCAAACAACATCTCAGCAATCTTTTCCCGCagccaccacaaccacaactatccaccaccaccacccttgaGGCAGCAGCGGgacaagacggaggaggacgcATGAGCCAATCCCGCGCCGCTTCGATCAACTTTGCCTCGGGCGTCTTCTCGGCAATCATCTGCTCGATTATTTCGAACCCGTTTGATGCGGTCAAGACGAGGATCCAGCTGCAGCCGAAAAAGTACCGAAATATGGTGCAGGCTTCGAGAAAGATGTTGGCCGAGGAAGGGGTGAGGAGCATGATGGATGGACTGGCGCTCAGGATGAGCAGGAAGGCGATGAGCTCGGCGTTGGCGTGGACGGTTTATGAGGAGCTGATTAGACGGGCGGAGGGGGCGTGGACGAAGAGGGGACCGGAGGAGGTTCAGCTGTAAGTTGAAGGGGGAAGTATCTCGAAGGGTGTTCGTAAAGTTGGTACATTGGAAGATGGATGGGGCAGGAAGAAAGACCTGAAGGGGAAAGTCAAGGGCCAATTATGGCTACAGGAAGGGAAGGTCATGAAATGACGTTCATGGTTGAAcagggaaaagggggaaaaaaagatacTGCAGGCGGTAGGTATGGGTACGGATTTTGGTTATTCATCATGAAACGGTGTTTTTGTGGTTATTGGGGTTTGTACCACCATTATAGATATCCCTCTGCTCAGCGATTAACGGCATGTACAATTAGCGATCAAAGGCCTTTGTAAGATAGGTACGAGACACAGCCAGCGGCTTTGTCTTGGTATGGATTGATGATGGGTAGGTATCATATCGTGGTTGGGTTAAGGGTCAATTAGCATTGGCATTGGAAGGTCTCGGAATTCTGTTTGGAAAAGATGTTGCAAAGGTGACCAAGTCAAATCGAAACCCACAGCTGAAGTTGAAGTAGTGAATGAAGTCATGGGTTTCTTTGTTAtcataatatctttataccTTCCATCGTCGGAAAACGTAAAGTCATTCCCTTGGGTTTTCTCTGTGTGTTTCTGGTGCTCATTCAATCTTTCTTGGAGTAGGAGGGTATTGAGAAGAAACTGAAACCCAACAATAAGTGATTTGATGATGGATATCTTTGTTACTACCCAACCTGTACCATCAACCAAGAAAATCAGAAAAAGGTAAGCGATGCATTCATTTCGTGATATCCaagagcaaaaagaaaacacaTCCATCTCTCATCCCAACCACAAAAAGTCATAACACGTCATCATCCCTCATTATCCcccttatcctcctcatcactccCCTCATGAAGGCCGTCCACCAGCCAAATACATCAACAAACTAGGGCTCTTGCTGCGATGTCTGGTGCTGCTCTTCTTGCGCACAAACTCAAACTGGTCGTCGTCAAGATGACTACTGCTGCTGTGTCTATGGTGGCTGCTCCTCGAATGGCTGTGGCTGTGATGGCGTGAGTGCGAGCGTTCGCGGTGCTTGTCTCTCTTGTCTTTGATGACCAGCGTTTCGGATACCTCCTTGGTCACGACGGTGCGGATCTGGCGCGTGTGGTCCCAGAGTTGTTGCTGCTCCCATTCCGGCACCCAGCGCTTGATTAGGACGTAGCCTGGTTCCTGTTTTGGGGGGGATGGGGCGTTAGTGATTTGGAAATGGGAAAATGGGATAttgagggggggggggggggggaagaaaagagaggggggagaaTGAAATACGTACAGCATCATATTCGAAATCAATCTTAAAGTGGTAGAGGGTTTCGACGTCGAGATGGCGCAGAGACATGCGAGTGTAGGTAGGACGAGCAATCTGTCCTTGCTTCTTAGCCTCCTtctcgctgtcgctgtcacTATCgctacccttcttctccttcttgatcttctccttcttgaggaTGGCCGCGATAGCCTTCTCGTCCAGACCGGAGTTGATCAGATCCTCCTGCAGGCGGCGCTGGTACTCCCTCTCcattctctccttctcctcctgctccttggCCAGCCgctcggcctccttggccttccaGCGGGCCAcggccgcctcctcctcttcctgcttGCGCTTCCGTTCTTCTTccgccttcctctcttcctccagcCGCTTGAGCTCGTACTCGCGACGCAggcgctcctcctcctccttcttttccttctccctgCGCATGCGATCgagctcctccttggccttgcgcAGCTCTAGCTCTTCCTcgagcttcttctgcttgcgctcctcttcctcctcgcgctCCAGCCGCTCGAGCCTCTCCTTGGCGCGAATGagtttttcttcctcctcgcgaGCCGCTGCACGGcgccgctcctcctcctgccgCCGGATCATGTCCAGGTGGAACTTGGCTTCGTGCAGCTGGTGCTGCTTCTCGTACTCCATCTCACGGCggtgttcttcttcttcgcggCGGCGCTCCTCCTCGCGCCGCTTGATCATGTCAAGCTCGTACTTGGCCTGCGcgagttgctgctgcttttcGAATgcggcttccttcttccgctcctcctccaggtGGCgggcctcttcctctttgcgCTTGACGAGGTCCAGCTGGAACTTGGAGACGGCCAGCTCGTCATGCTCCTTGTACTTGTCGCGCTCCCGagactcttcctccttgcgCCTCATGAGGTCGAGCTGCACCTTGGCTTGGTAGAGCTGATCGTGCTCTTCGTGCTGCTCTTGGAGGcggcgctcctcctccttacgCCTGATGAGGTCCAGCTGGAACTTGGCTTCATGGAGCGATTGCTGTTCCTTCATGTGGCCCATCTGGcgttcctcgtcctccttgtGCCGGATCAGCTCGAGCTGGAGCTTGGTCTGGTGGTAGTCCACATCCTTGTCGTGCTCAGCCTGGAATCGCTTCTCCTCGGCAGCACGCTCGAGGCGCTCAAGCTTGGCCTCGGCATCACGCAGACGGAGTGACTTTTCCTGGTCGTAAGCGGACCTGTtccgctcctcctcgagtCTGATCATGGCCAACTTTTCCCGGGCCTTGACCAGctcgatctcctcctcgtGGTACTTTTCTTGAGTGAGACTCTGCTTCTTCTGTTCGTTGGCGGACCTCATGGCCGCGAGCTCGGCCTTCATTCTCTCCAGCTCCCATTTGGTATGGGCGTCGTCAAAGTTGCTTTCGCCGCTCGACGACCGGCTACGGGCGCGGCTGTGTGCACCACGGCTGTGAGACTTGCGGCCCCGCTTGCTGATGCCAGCATGAACATGGTAATCAGGTTCCGAGTCAGACGAATAATCAGAGGAGCTGTGATGGCCGCGGCCAATGATGTTCTGAACCACAACCGGTCCCTTGGTCgcaggagagggaggtgcTGGGACGACCATGCCGGCGGGAGGAGAGGGGCGCTCGCGCGACCCTGCACGCGACCGTGAGCGGCTCTGGTGGGCGTGGGTAGCCACGAGAGTGCGCTCATTGACAACAGAAGGAGCGCGTTGCTCCCAGTAAGGTACCCGGGATGGGCCGCCAAAGTCGGACCGGGAGACGGACTGGATGTAGGTAGGGCCACGGTGGGTGCGATCGGGCGAAGGCGACCTGGGAGGAGGACGGACCATGCCAGGAGGCGGCGCCCGATGGACACGGATGTCGATGCCCGTGGACGCCAACGACTCCTCGTCGCTATAGTCGTAATGGTGACGACTAGCAGCGCGGCTCATCTTGTCGACACTTGATTGGGAAATGGGTGAATGGGGTTTCGGGTGAACCGACCGGAGCCAAACTGACACTGATTGAGGTGACAGTGAGACAGgactggaggaggaaaggctCACTGTGGGTGGTTTGTCGCAAAAGAGATCAGGCTCGAGAGAGAAAAGCGGCACACGGAGGGGCCCAGAAGGAATATAAAAGCCCGGTTTTACACTACTTGAGGGCGGGGAGTGACGCACCACTTGCTCTGTGGTCTAGCGCAGGGGGGCATGGAAGGTAGCATGGCATGGGAGAGCATCAGGAGGGAAGGTCTCAATGGACCCATGAGGCATGGTTGGGCTGGGTCAGCTCGGCCCCGGCCAGACACGTTAACGACACAGTGTGTACGGGTTTTTCCTCAGTCTGGTAGGCAAGCAGGTATTCCCAGACGGACCACACCCTCGGACACAATCAAAACACGACGGGTGATGCGGCATGTGCCACCCAGCCGCCGAACCATGGAGCCGACGAGAAGGCCAGAAGATACTGGAGGGGCTAGCAACGGTGATCACGCCCTCTCACTCGTTTCTCACGGTGGCCTGGCTGTGGTTGGTCCAAAAGCGGGTGGGTGGTCCGGTAACAACCCTAGCGGTTGCATGTCCCAGGCGCCCATAGGCGGCATGATGAGCCAGTGAATGGACCAGAGATGGGCAAGCGATAGACAAGGTGCTGACAGGATTCACAGGAAAAGGTCTCAGAACGTGATCTGGACGggtcggtggtggaggttTGTGGAATGTGGACGGTGAAGATCCCAAGATCCAGAATCCAGAATCTCCATCCCTTcagtggaaaaaaaaagcaaagccACTTTCCAATGCCGAGTAGAGGACGAACAAGTCGCGCAGAAGGGTCTGAGACGACAGTACCCGCAAAGGAGGGGTCTCACGGGCTGTGGTTGGGTTTAGAGCTGAGCCTCGCCAACGACAATCATCGGCTCTAGCTGGAGGGTCCTAGGAGCTGCTGTGACTGGTATCTTCCGTGTCGGGTAAACCAGACATGTTGTGTTTCTTTGTACATTCCGTAGTGACGGTCTCTGTTGGTGACTGAGCATGGCGTcaaaattaattcttttcttcctcatcgacTTCTCGTTGTGAAAAATGTGCGAACACAGGCTGTTATCAACCCGAAACTCGGGAATGCCGTCGCTGAAAGTCGCCATGCATAGGGCTAAAAGTGAGGGGCTGTACCCAGGTGCATGAAGCGTGCAGTAACCGGGTCTTGGCAGCGGATCGAATCTGGCTGCCAGGCTTGTGTCTTTTCAGATGTCTGTTTCCAAGGAACACGGTCCTTCGCCGTCAGCCGGGTGTTACCTCAAGGACCCAAGATATCGAGATCAATGTGCAAGAAAGAATTGAGGCGTCCGCTATGTGGATCCTAGGGGACGGGAACAGTGTGAGGGCATTCCGACTGCTCGAGGAAATGGCTGCCGAGTGGTTTTCGACCGAAAGATGGCCCCCACAGGAGCTTCAGTTGCTGTGATGAATCGGGCGTGGTGATTCGTAGCAGCCCATAGACTATGGTAATCGACGAAAAATGATTTTGTCCGCATGTGAACACGAAAACTCAAGGCAAGGCGCGCCGCCGGTGACACTGAAAGTGCTGTCATGATAGGCAACCGTATGTTGTATCTCCCAACATCGAAATATGTCTGTAACATCGTGACGCACCCAATACCTCAACCCCATCCCATATCGCTCAACCTTTTATTTAGAGCTTCCAGGTTGGGCACCGTGCCCTGCTGCCGAGCTCGGCCGGGACTTGGGCCGCCACTCCTCCATCTGCTGGGATTTAAGCGCCAGctataactacctctacccggGTAGACTCCGCAGAGTTTATTAGTGTACACTGTACACAGCCGCGTACAACGGCGTACCGTTCAGTTGGCAGGCTAGTGTACATATAGCAACGACACAACTGGACCTCCAAGCTCAAGAGATATGCTGTTCTCGACCGCTGAATGTGATAGACACGGTGCCATTGGTATCGAGCAAAAGTTTTATAGTCTTCCCTACCGATTCCTATTTCCAAGGACCTCGATAACGTTTTCCCTGTTGAAACTTGTGAGCGCCAAACTCATCGGCGCTTCAAGCAACAACCTCCCTTCCTGTTCGCGCTCAAGTCCCTGAACGACACCCAGCTCCTTAGCTCCCCTTCAAGCCTGTCCACCACCCTTGAGCATCTTCTCGATATGCTCCTGGCTGTTCTTCGCTGTCGTCTCGAGGTAGTGCAACCTCTTGCCCAGGTTCTCCACCTCGgtctccatctccttcatCTCGGTGCTCAACCTATCCTTCAATGCCGGGACAGGGACGGAGACGAACCTGTTTGTTACATGGTGAGTGTGTCGTTAAAGAAAGTCGGTGTGGCCACCCGAGACGTGGTGTCCTGTGGTCGTCGGTTTGTAAAGGTGATGATCAAGAGGTAGTACGTACATCTTCCCAACGCCCTCATACACGGCAGTGGTCTCGGGCAACGTGGCGAGCTCATTCCGTGTGAGCTGGGCCAGACGCATCTCACGCTGCTTGGATGCTTGTTGGGTGCGGACGAGACCAATTTGTTGCTGAGCCGCGATCGACTGCGCTTCGATCTCACGGACCAGCTATGTCATTTTGGGGTCGATGTCAGAGCTTCACTGCAAAGCGTCATTGAAGTGGTTGATGCCCGGCTTACCTTTTGAAGAGCTTCGTTGGAAATGGACATTTTTGCGGTTGCGGTCTGAGAGACTGGGTGAGGAACAAGGGTATATTCGGTGATTTGATCCTCAACTGGGTTGGATTGTTGCTGTCTGGGTGTTTTGAATCTGAAAGTCCAAAAGGGGGGGAAGCTGTTCTGTGAGGGATACGTTGGCGGCCGCGACCTTCAGTTTGGACAGTGCAGTGGTGATGCGCTGGAAAGCACAGTGAATTTATCGCCTATCCGCACATGTCTTTGTTCGATGCACTCAGGGTCCGTTTCAGTTCGTTGTTTTTAGTTCTTCCAACACAACAAAGCAACAAGCTTCTTGAAGTTGCAACTGCCATGTTACATTGTATGTATCTCTAAGTATGGGTAACTACCCATGTATGCTTCCATTGGTTCCTCTATTTCATTCGAGGTGTTTGTTTCCACGATACCCTATGCCCCCACAGCTTCTACTGCGAAGACATCGTCTTTGTGGTAGCAGTTGATCCTCAACAAACGGACAGTTTCGCGATACGACCCATTACACCGATACTCACTCTCTTCATTTAATTTCTTCTTAAAAACTGTGTTGATAGCGGGTTGAAGTTATCAGCGTTTCACTGCTTCCCTGCTCTCGGATCGACTTGTacttgaaaaaaaaaagtgaccGTGATCGGTTCGCCAGGAGCGGCCTACATTTGTGCCTGGTCCCATTATCCTACCAACAAGATGATCATACTATCTTCGCTAATCCTCTTAAATCGATCTTTAGTCTATTATCTAAGGACGCTCGCCCTCTTGCCGGATATTATTAGCTGCTCTTGGTTGCACCCTTGTGGGTTCTGGGAACGACCTGAGGAATAGACCTCCAAGGCCGCCAATCAAGCATGaatttctcctcctcgccgctgAGGCAACGAACCAGCCAGATTCGCCAGAGAATCATTTCGTATGCTATACAGGAGCAAGTGTCAGTCAAAAAGAAACCACAGCGATAGAGCCGCCTTTCGGCTATGGGATGCACTTACCACCTAGGCCGGTCAGGATATGCCACCATCCATGACCTTCAAGTACAATCGACCAGGGGAGTTGCAGCTGGTTCTTTGCGGTGGTGAGATGTCTGCAGAAGATGTTGTCCATGTTCCAGATAAAGAAACCCCCGACAAAGGTGATAATGGCTATGATGTTCCAAGTATCAGTGTAGTCCTCATTGGGAACAAAAGGACGGGCATCACTTACAAACCAATGCCAACGTCCACATCTCGCGCATAATCCGGCTGCACGCGGTAGGATTTCTCTCCCTAAGCTGCGGCCTCAACTGATACTCCATAACATAGAAGCCGCGGAAGATGGTGGTTGCGGTGATTAGGGCAAATGCCACCTGATGGAAAACTGGGTTTTTCgcataaagataataaaccTAAAAATCTGGGTCAGCTACGTTTTCCCACCAAAAGA includes the following:
- a CDS encoding mitochondrial carrier protein is translated as MSDGSRKSGTKSTFHFVAGLGSGVLSAILLQPIDLLKTRVQQSGKHSLRAALAELRSSQQGLLPSLWRGTLPSALRTGFGSAIYFTTLNTIRENAARHLPSLAAAAPTIAAASGIVAPNANQTSSSLPKLSNTGNLLAGAVARSFAGFILMPLTVLKVRYESSFYKYTSLAGAARDIARTEGARGFFAGFGATAIRDAPYAGLYVLFYEKSKQHLSNLFPQPPQPQLSTTTTLEAAAGQDGGGRMSQSRAASINFASGVFSAIICSIISNPFDAVKTRIQLQPKKYRNMVQASRKMLAEEGVRSMMDGLALRMSRKAMSSALAWTVYEELIRRAEGAWTKRGPEEVQL
- a CDS encoding alkaline ceramidase; this translates as MSILQIPYREGRDGFWGEQTSTLNWCEEDYNITYYCAELVNTLTNLMFMWLGVKGLRNVLEFKHSPIFILAYVGYLVVGLGSMAFHATLKYEMQLADELPMIYTVFIMCYATFSYKRSPRTQLLIASIMVGLGIFITVYYLYAKNPVFHQVAFALITATTIFRGFYVMEYQLRPQLRERNPTACSRIMREMWTLALVSIITFVGGFFIWNMDNIFCRHLTTAKNQLQLPWSIVLEGHGWWHILTGLGAYEMILWRIWLVRCLSGEEEKFMLDWRPWRSIPQVVPRTHKGATKSS